In Jannaschia sp. W003, the genomic stretch CATGGCCCGCAAGGAGGGCGACAACCGGCCCCCCCACGTCCTGCGCACCCACACCTCGCCGGTCCAGATCCGCGCGATGGAGAAAGAGGGCGCGCCGATCCGCGTGATCTGCCCGGGCCGCGTCTACCGCGCCGACTACGACCAGACCCATACGCCGATGTTCCATCAGGTCGAGGGGCTGGCGCTGGACCGGGACATCTCCATGGCCAACCTCAAGTGGTGCCTCGAGGAGTTCTGCCGCGCCTTCTTCGAGGTCGACGGCATCGAGCTGCGCTTCCGCGCCTCGCACTTCCCCTTCACCGAGCCGTCCGCCGAGGTGGACATCCGCTGCTCTTGGGAGGGCGGGACGCTGAAGCTCGGTGAGGGCGACGACTGGCTGGAGATCCTAGGGAGCGGCATGGTCCACCCCAAGGTGCTGCGGGCGGGCGGGATCGACCCCGACGAGTGGCAGGGCTTCGCCTTCGGCATCGGCATCGACCGCCTGGCGATGCTGAAGTACGGCATTCCCGACCTGCGGGCGTTCTTCGACAGCGACCTGCGCTGGCTGCGGCACTACGGGTTCGGAGCGCTCCAGGCGCCGGCGCGACACGCGGGGTAGGGGCTAAGTAATGAACCGCATCCTTTTCTCGGCGCTCGCGAGAGCGGGTTCTTTCCGTTGGGACGCTAAATCCAAACTTTGGACACGGCATAAGATTGCTGGCGGAAGTCTCGGATCAGCCGGAGCGATATAC encodes the following:
- the pheS gene encoding phenylalanine--tRNA ligase subunit alpha is translated as MDLREKYLARIGEAADEAALESVRVEAVGKKGEVALKMRELGKMTPEERQEAGPRLNALKDEINSAIAARKAALEDAALEERLRSEWLDVTLPVRPRREGTIHPVSQVTEEVTAIFADMGFKVAEGPQIETDWYNFDALNIPGHHPARAEMDTFYMARKEGDNRPPHVLRTHTSPVQIRAMEKEGAPIRVICPGRVYRADYDQTHTPMFHQVEGLALDRDISMANLKWCLEEFCRAFFEVDGIELRFRASHFPFTEPSAEVDIRCSWEGGTLKLGEGDDWLEILGSGMVHPKVLRAGGIDPDEWQGFAFGIGIDRLAMLKYGIPDLRAFFDSDLRWLRHYGFGALQAPARHAG